Genomic segment of Arvicola amphibius chromosome 7, mArvAmp1.2, whole genome shotgun sequence:
GATGATATGAAAGGAAACACACCCACAACACAGAAGAGGTTTAAGACACCAGTGCAGTCTATGAACTGGGCGGTGAAGTTTATGTTAGATGAACTATCATCCCACAGAATTTTAGTAAGCACCTGATGCATACTGGGTACAGCCTTTATTCTTTGAAGGGGACTATTAGTCAGTCAGAGCCAAGATTCACATTCCCATGGAACCTATATTCTAGCAGGAGCCAGGTAATAAATTAACTGCTGGTGAGTAtatacactttgaaaagaaaataatggatTGTGATACTGCTTTTGCTCAAAATGAGTAAAGCAAAAGGAAACATGAACATATATGATTGAGTTTAGATTGTTCTTACCCTCCAAAGATGTTGTGTTAAGGGTGATCAGGTTGAGGGACAGTAGCTCCACACTGTTACTTTACAGTCTTGGGGGGGGTCCCATATCTTTTTAAGGAATTGGATAAAATTGAATCCTTGGCatcaacacagaaaagaatttctgtaTCAAACCAAGATGAAATTTATACTTTAGTACAGATTTTAAGCACTAGGGTTAAGAGAAAGAACAGTGCTCAGAAGGAAGGCATCCCCTGGAGGTGTAAGTGTGGTCTTCTCTGAGAATCATATTTCGTTGTCTTTACAGTAGTCACTTATACGCTTTGTGTGGGTTTTGAATCTATTATCTTGTTTTGTTGccattttgacacagggtcttgtgCTTTGTAACCctccttggcctggaactcatataactcttcctgcctctacctcctgagttctgggattaaagacatgtgccaccacacactgCCAGATGCTATTATCTTAAAAGGGTTGCTAGGAAACCTAAGTGAGCTCACTGGCTAGTTCCTGAGGGGCTCCTGACAGGATTACAGTTGATATGGTTAAGCTCTTGGTCACTGCAAGCAGGAAGATAGGCCATTTTTAAATGTACCAATGTTAGTAATCTTGAGATTCCCAGAAAATGTCCAAAGAGAAATAAGACCCTTCCCAGAGTCGTTTACATTCAGGTCATAAGCCTGATTGGTTGGCATTTTAATGTAAAGTGTATGAAAAACACCATCTCTGTGTGGACCTTTCATAGCCGATGTTCATTTGCTGTGATTCTTCCCTCTTAGCTGGTGAGGGACTTCAGCTAGACTCTGAGGTGGGaagctcctttcccttcccatgtCCCTGTAATTTTCCCCGACTTTCATACTTTCAGAGAACTAATCATCCCCATTTGATAATAAGAAAAGTCAAATAGGAAGAGATGACCActtaatttattttgagacaagtatAAATTCTACACCAAAACTGAACAGGAGTGCAAGGGGAGTGCAAGCTAATCTTAGCTTGAGTGTattgaggcagtgtctcacaaGGCTTCAGACTCCTTGTGTAGcagagactgaccttgaactttgtcTCTTCTGGCTGTCCTTtactctgcaaaccaggctgacctcacactcagaggtcttcctgcctctgccttccaagtgcagggattaaagacatgcaccaccatgcctagctatggggctattcaaaccaccacagacagaAAAGTCAGTACACAAGGGTATGAGGTTTccaaaactctgtgtgtgtgtgtgtgtgtgtgtgtgtgtgtgtgtgtgtgtgtgtgtgtgtgtgcgcgtgtgtgtatggaAGTAAGGCTTTAGGCAAAAATcttacttttgaaaaaatatcTTAACAAATTGCTGATAAAATACATGTGGGAGCAAAGGGTCAAGAAATgtaagatggttttttttttttttttttaaagatcttcactttttttttattcttatgtacAAAGACTGGCATTGATCTTTTCCACTGGGTAGAGTCTTGAATCCATTCAAGGTCGCTTAGTCCAACTTAATGAAGCCGATGTCCTTCGCGTACTGCCGGAAACACTGGCGGCACATGTTCAGCCCATATTTGCAGATCAGACCGTGGCGGTTTGAGCAGACACAGCAGGAGCCGGATCCCTGGCGGAACTTCCGCGGGTGACTCCAGTAGAGCTGCTGGTGACCCATGTTGCCTCACTGACGGCCGACGAGCCAAAAGGaagatggtttttttttgaaactcaGCTTTGTGATGAGAATTGAATTACTAGGTTTGCTGTCCTActatatagtaataataatagttgaATAGTTGAATGACCCTGGGACGATTGATTAttcaagtaggaaaaaaaataaagccagatcTTTATTCCATATATAGAAATAAATCCACTAAGATCAatactttaaaatgctttaaaatttttagaaagaacATAAGAGAATCTTTTTTTATCTTGTAAAATAGAATGAATTATTGTATACAAACCTCAAAACTAGCCAGACACAGTGGTACATACTTATAGCCCTAGTTTACTCAGGCCAAGGCAGGGGATCGGGGATGGGGGCCTCTCTTTAGcctgtaaattcaagaccagtttggCCAACATGgggagattctatctcaaaaaaagaaaacaaaacaaaaaaagtatgaCCTAAAATTGGAAAACACTTATAGGtacttatatgtttttaaaaaaatggttttttgttttcatttttcaaggcaaggtttttctgtgtaaccttattctggaactcactctgtagaccaggctggcctcaaacttagagatccacctgtctctgcctcccaaattttgGGATAAgtcatgcaccactacacccagctgttttttttattcttaattctaTGTacttgtatgtctgtatatgggTTTGTATACATAAGTGCAGTACCCagtgaggccagaagatggctcgtgactctctggagctggaattagacGCAGTTGTGAGCAacccaactgggaaccaaactctagtTAAAAAAAGATACCAACAAAATTAAGAGTCGGTTGTCAGTACACATAATCATCCTAGAACTAGTGACCTGAATATCAAGAACTTCAGagccagtcatggtggtgcatacctataatcccagccctagaagtGCAGAGATGGCAGGAAGGCAGATGTAGGAAGATTGATGTAGGTTTAAGAccatcctgatctacacagtggTGGGCCATCTAGGACTGTTTGTtccaatagaaagaaaacaataagaccctgtttcaaacagacaaaaacaaaacaaaacaaagaaaaactggacAAATCCTGGTATAATAGTTTGTGTTTGTGCTCATGGTGGTGGACACAGGTCCCTGACTCGCTGACTTATTAACCTAGCCTATtgggcaagctccaggccagggagagaccttatctcatcatcatcatcatcatagagaccctatctcataacaacaataacaacaagcaaaaataatACATCCAGTGCACAGAGAATGATGTTCAAGGCTGTGCTCTGGGCTACGCACATGTACGCACACAGGCACAGTAGTAGTCTAGCATATGTGAGtctctgggttcagtttccagcagaaATAATAATCTAAGCACTTAGacggcagaggcatgtggattttTGGGGGGCCAAGGggttggtattttgagacagggttttgctgtatagctttggctgtcctggaacttgatctatagaccaggctggtcttgaacttatagagatcaacctgcctcctgcctcctgagtgctgtcatTAAAGTGTGcactgccatcaccaccacaaccactCAAGTTGAGGCAGGctgatttacatagtgaattttagGCCAGCCAAAGCCACATGGTGAGATTTGTctctaagtaaataaacaaataaataaaaatttaaatacaaagatTCAAAAATGTATAATCAGTCTTTGTTTTTTAGGAAGTAAGTGTTCATTGCTTctattattgtttgctttttagttGTCTCAGAAGTACCTGAAATAGCACTTCTATTACTATTATAGAATTCTAATACTATTATAGAGGAGGGAAGTAGAACATATTATAAACAGGAAACTGCAACAGCCATGTTAGTGTTCTTTATCAGTCAAGGGATTAATAAAAGAACATTCTGTTAATAAgatttgcttctttaaaaagtatttgagtggctggaaagatggcttagcagttaaaagtacttactggctgctcttcaagaggagccagttcaattcccagcacccacatggtgtgtCACAACTGCCAGTAAATTCAGTTccaggtctgatgccctcttctggcctctgagggcatgcacatatgtggtacacagacatacatgcaggcaaaacacttacaataaaataaatcaatctaatattctaaaaaaatatttgaaacagaaTTTAAACTGCCAACACTTGCAGAGATCAACACTTACCAGGTTAATaatctggctgcctctgcaggAAGTACTCTAGTGGACCTTTGGACATCTATTGCCATGTGtagtattttagtaaataaaataatatagctagtttgcttcatttctttaaaggatgCAAGGTATACTGCTTTGTAATAAGTAACtaaatttaaagatgtgttttcaTTGTTCCTTGTTGGACACTGGAAATTTACTTTGACATGTagtattgtgtttgtattttgccttattgtttttgatttctcattcattttacttttgttcATTGACATAAAATATGGTGCTTGTAATGTTCTTGGATTctagtatgtgtgtttgtgcattcgTGCTTTAACTAGTGTCCTTGTATTGTTTCTGGAGTAAACTGTAGTCTTTCTCCTAGAACGCCCCATCCCCTATGACCATATGATGTACGAGCACCTGCAGAAGTGGGGACCTCGCAGGGAAGAAGTGAAATTTTTTCTTCGACATGAGGACTCTCCAGCTGAGAGCAGTGAACAAGGTAGATAAATGTTCTCTTCATTCGCGTAATAACTTTTATCATACtagttaattttataaaaattattca
This window contains:
- the LOC119819434 gene encoding 40S ribosomal protein S29-like, which codes for MGHQQLYWSHPRKFRQGSGSCCVCSNRHGLICKYGLNMCRQCFRQYAKDIGFIKLD